One genomic window of Lentimicrobium sp. L6 includes the following:
- a CDS encoding TlpA family protein disulfide reductase, whose amino-acid sequence MNFLQKYWVKQKKKSWWAWVSDIFFILLFAGLLIPATRTPIMVFIKELTNFAPSVSADDQYGELSPIDYQWTLLNGDNQKIQLKELSDKPILINFWATWCPPCIAEMPSFERLQNDYGDKVYFLFISNENQSITRNFLKDKNWDLKSYRPLDQEPSQLSSTSLPTTYIINKEGIIVVKETGNKKWDSQKVRDLLDELIK is encoded by the coding sequence ATGAATTTTTTGCAAAAATACTGGGTCAAACAAAAGAAGAAATCTTGGTGGGCTTGGGTGTCTGATATATTCTTTATTCTTTTATTCGCAGGCCTTTTAATTCCTGCTACTCGAACTCCCATCATGGTATTCATTAAAGAATTAACCAATTTTGCACCTTCAGTTTCAGCTGACGATCAGTATGGTGAATTATCACCTATTGATTATCAATGGACCTTATTAAATGGTGATAATCAAAAAATCCAACTAAAAGAATTATCAGACAAACCCATTCTTATTAATTTCTGGGCAACTTGGTGTCCACCTTGTATTGCTGAAATGCCTTCTTTTGAGAGATTGCAAAATGATTATGGCGACAAAGTATATTTTCTATTTATCAGTAATGAAAACCAAAGTATTACAAGAAATTTTTTAAAAGACAAGAATTGGGATTTAAAATCTTACCGCCCACTAGATCAAGAACCTAGTCAACTTTCTAGCACAAGTCTTCCAACCACCTATATTATAAATAAAGAAGGTATCATCGTTGTGAAAGAAACTGGAAATAAAAAATGGGACAGCCAAAAAGTAAGGGATTTACTTGATGAACTTATAAAGTAA
- the rlmN gene encoding 23S rRNA (adenine(2503)-C(2))-methyltransferase RlmN → MVKENIFGKTKKELQELVVGLGLAKFIGTQLAEWMYKNNARTFEDMHNISKKAKALLDEKYQLERVEHGTVQKSVDGTKKYLFHVRGSHFIEAAFIPDRDRATLCVSSQVGCKMGCLFCMTGKQGFQANLSTGEILNQIYSLPEFDQLTNVVYMGMGEPFDNLDNVLRSIEILTADYGMAWSPRRITVSTIGIIPAMKTFLEKSEAHLAISLHSPFEEERKKIMPIENVYNLPKLLEVISNFEFGGQRRVSFEYIMFKDFNDGKTQVDQLARILNGIKSRINLIRFHPIPGTPLLGSDDETILKFQADLKKKGIMTTIRASRGQDIFAACGLLSTKELVKRKEEEDF, encoded by the coding sequence ATGGTAAAAGAAAATATATTCGGTAAAACGAAAAAAGAATTACAAGAACTGGTTGTAGGCTTAGGTTTGGCAAAGTTTATTGGAACTCAATTAGCAGAGTGGATGTATAAAAATAATGCTCGAACATTTGAGGATATGCATAATATCTCTAAAAAGGCCAAGGCTTTATTAGATGAGAAATATCAATTGGAAAGAGTGGAGCATGGAACTGTACAAAAATCAGTTGACGGAACTAAGAAATATCTTTTTCATGTAAGAGGTAGCCATTTTATTGAGGCTGCTTTTATTCCAGATAGAGACCGTGCAACACTTTGTGTTTCTTCTCAAGTAGGCTGTAAAATGGGCTGTTTATTCTGTATGACGGGAAAACAAGGTTTCCAAGCTAACTTATCAACTGGCGAAATCTTGAATCAAATTTATAGTCTTCCAGAATTCGACCAATTGACCAATGTGGTATATATGGGAATGGGAGAGCCTTTTGATAATCTAGATAATGTTTTGAGAAGTATTGAGATTCTTACTGCTGATTATGGAATGGCTTGGAGTCCAAGGAGAATTACCGTTTCTACCATTGGTATCATTCCTGCAATGAAAACTTTCTTGGAGAAATCAGAAGCGCATTTGGCTATTAGTCTGCATTCTCCTTTTGAAGAGGAACGTAAAAAGATTATGCCCATAGAAAATGTATATAATCTACCGAAATTATTGGAAGTGATTAGTAATTTTGAGTTTGGTGGGCAAAGACGAGTGAGTTTTGAGTATATCATGTTCAAAGATTTCAACGATGGAAAAACTCAAGTTGACCAATTGGCCAGAATTCTAAATGGTATTAAATCTCGAATCAATCTAATAAGATTTCATCCCATTCCAGGAACTCCTCTATTGGGTTCCGATGATGAAACCATCCTCAAATTCCAAGCAGACCTTAAGAAAAAAGGCATCATGACTACCATTAGAGCTTCTCGTGGACAAGACATTTTTGCGGCTTGTGGACTTCTTTCTACCAAAGAATTGGTGAAACGAAAGGAAGAGGAGGATTTTTAA
- a CDS encoding ferredoxin--NADP reductase, whose protein sequence is MHYADKHSLGEIELFKAKVTRIDDLGENAFVYYFKRFFDFKPGQVVAISLQKDEPPRLYSIASEPKNEEVAILFKVKPDGFLTPRLAEVKIGGTILVSQPFGAFYGSKGADYWIAVGTGIAPFVSMQKSGLAPQKTLIHGGRAEKSFYFDSLFIKDDSLKYIPCSSTMEKEGFYSGRLTEYLKTEELELDRTFFICGSSEMVVQVRDILIDRGVDYDKIIAEIYF, encoded by the coding sequence ATGCATTACGCAGATAAACATAGCTTAGGTGAAATAGAATTATTCAAAGCAAAAGTGACCAGAATAGATGATTTAGGTGAGAATGCTTTTGTCTATTATTTCAAACGGTTTTTCGATTTTAAACCAGGGCAGGTGGTGGCTATTTCATTACAAAAAGATGAGCCTCCTAGGCTTTATAGTATTGCGAGTGAACCTAAAAATGAAGAGGTAGCTATTTTGTTTAAGGTAAAACCTGATGGTTTTTTAACACCTCGTTTGGCTGAAGTTAAAATAGGCGGCACCATATTAGTTAGCCAGCCTTTTGGGGCCTTTTATGGTAGTAAAGGAGCTGATTATTGGATAGCTGTAGGAACAGGAATTGCTCCATTTGTATCTATGCAAAAAAGTGGTTTAGCTCCTCAGAAGACTCTGATACATGGTGGGAGAGCTGAAAAATCCTTTTACTTTGATTCATTGTTTATTAAGGATGATTCATTGAAATATATTCCTTGTAGTTCTACCATGGAGAAGGAAGGCTTTTATAGTGGAAGACTTACAGAATACTTAAAAACTGAAGAGCTGGAATTAGATAGAACATTCTTCATTTGTGGTAGCTCTGAAATGGTGGTGCAAGTTCGAGATATATTGATAGATAGGGGAGTAGATTACGATAAAATCATAGCAGAAATATACTTTTAA
- a CDS encoding DUF3089 domain-containing protein, with protein MKALRNYNHQIELFPQSPKILVFSKLIILLSFLLFINSCTQRKVKQGFIKIDYSLNQNWACYPVSNQDDMDIFFIAPTVYSGDSVSFNLSLENEDLKGNFIGAINMEKGIYDAEANFYAPYYRQASLTAYMSRGYAEESENPSVNMAFKLAYSDVEEAFDYYLSQSDKPFILAGFSQGSEMIMKLLKHRFQNEGLQNRLIAAYAIGWRLEEEEVMEYPHLKPAQNDRDLGVIICYSSESEGIASSIIVPKFSLSINPLNWRIDSVLADKSLNLGACFTDYAGGINREIKEFSGAYISPSRGTLKVIDILPEDYPPILPIFKEGEYHIYDYLFFYRNLQANIALRKAIYFQEKR; from the coding sequence ATGAAAGCACTAAGGAACTATAACCATCAAATCGAACTATTTCCCCAAAGTCCAAAGATTTTAGTTTTTTCAAAGTTGATTATTCTATTGAGTTTTTTACTTTTTATAAATTCCTGTACTCAAAGAAAAGTCAAGCAAGGCTTTATTAAAATAGACTATTCCTTAAACCAAAATTGGGCTTGTTATCCGGTTTCTAATCAGGATGATATGGATATATTCTTTATTGCTCCAACTGTATATAGTGGCGACAGTGTGAGTTTTAATCTTTCGCTTGAGAATGAGGATCTAAAAGGGAACTTTATAGGTGCCATAAATATGGAAAAAGGTATTTATGATGCTGAAGCTAATTTTTATGCGCCTTATTATCGTCAAGCTAGTTTAACAGCTTATATGAGCAGAGGATATGCAGAGGAATCTGAAAATCCTTCAGTAAATATGGCTTTTAAATTGGCATATTCTGATGTGGAGGAGGCTTTTGATTATTATCTTTCTCAAAGTGATAAGCCTTTTATTTTAGCAGGGTTTAGTCAAGGGAGTGAGATGATAATGAAGCTGTTAAAGCATCGTTTTCAAAATGAGGGATTGCAAAACCGATTAATCGCCGCCTATGCTATTGGTTGGCGTTTAGAGGAAGAGGAGGTCATGGAATATCCTCATTTAAAACCTGCTCAAAACGATAGGGATTTAGGAGTGATTATCTGTTATAGCAGTGAATCAGAGGGTATAGCTTCCTCTATTATTGTTCCCAAATTTAGTCTGTCTATCAATCCATTAAATTGGAGAATTGATTCAGTGCTTGCTGATAAAAGCTTAAATTTAGGGGCTTGTTTCACCGATTATGCTGGAGGTATAAATAGGGAAATAAAAGAGTTTTCTGGAGCCTATATTTCTCCTTCTAGGGGAACCCTTAAAGTCATCGATATTCTTCCTGAGGATTATCCTCCAATACTGCCTATTTTTAAAGAAGGCGAATATCATATCTATGATTATCTATTCTTCTATAGAAATTTGCAGGCAAATATCGCGCTAAGAAAGGCTATTTATTTTCAAGAAAAGAGATAA
- a CDS encoding sigma-70 family RNA polymerase sigma factor, which produces MSKTANILNPEKWVQNHSDYLYNYAVYKVSDDVIAQDLVQDTFIAGLKGKDSFKGNSTERTWLVSILKRKVIDHYRKSSVRKNTTNTDFSLPFNADGAFKNHWSDDGEPGQWNIDQSNDLEKDEFQKALDLCLSLLPPQWREVFHMKMMEECSGEEICKDLNITSSNLWVIMHRAKLKMRACIEKNWLEV; this is translated from the coding sequence ATGAGCAAAACTGCCAATATATTAAATCCTGAGAAATGGGTGCAAAACCATTCCGACTACCTTTATAATTACGCTGTATATAAAGTTAGTGATGATGTGATTGCTCAAGATTTGGTTCAAGACACTTTTATTGCTGGCCTTAAGGGTAAAGATTCTTTTAAGGGAAATAGCACGGAGCGCACCTGGTTGGTATCTATTTTGAAGCGAAAAGTTATCGATCATTATCGCAAATCTTCAGTTAGGAAAAACACAACAAATACAGATTTCAGTCTTCCTTTTAATGCCGATGGAGCTTTTAAGAACCATTGGAGTGATGATGGTGAACCTGGACAATGGAATATTGATCAATCAAATGATCTGGAAAAAGATGAATTTCAAAAAGCTTTAGACTTATGCTTGAGTCTTCTACCTCCTCAATGGCGTGAGGTTTTTCATATGAAGATGATGGAGGAGTGTAGTGGAGAAGAAATTTGTAAGGACTTAAATATTACTTCGTCTAATTTGTGGGTGATTATGCATCGAGCAAAGTTGAAGATGAGAGCTTGTATTGAAAAAAATTGGTTAGAAGTATGA
- a CDS encoding peptidylprolyl isomerase — protein sequence MKALKFTSFVSVFLILLILGISNESKSQTVVQWYTSMGDFRAELREDLVPETGQNFINLCNDHFYTDLIFHRVISGFMIQDGCPYGTGTGGPGYSFDDEFHPDLRHDEPGILSMANSGPNTNGSQYFITVAPTEWLDDAHAVFGKIIDGMDVVYAISEVETNANDKPLIDVVIDSIRVVTGDRTIELTAPVSNGKWNAAGTSIITWNSAFIADVKLEFSSDNGTTWETIEESISANTRAYEWDAPNVTSDACFVRISDVAYPDIMSMNEEAFTFASLELLEPNGFVTYQVGREYEVTWSGELIGDLSLYYQASDGGDWVFVADGIDAASGSYMWTPETATDWCKVKLEETAFPDLNDESDFRFFVYLLDVLTPMDGELLMPEYEYDITWNSEVISNVKIEFSSDNGDNWSVLETSLPADNQVYSWLVPDANSQDCYLRLSYPSNSDIYSISEKFGIDILWTVDELNEQAFTISPNPVNDYIHIDLKNVISGKEKATIKIYNSNGQVVLEQEMKTEEIQNNQTILDAQKLPQGIYFINVKTDKKESSLKFIKM from the coding sequence ATGAAAGCATTAAAATTTACTTCCTTTGTTTCAGTCTTTTTAATCCTATTGATTCTTGGAATCTCTAATGAAAGCAAATCCCAAACTGTTGTGCAATGGTATACCTCTATGGGCGATTTTAGAGCCGAATTGCGCGAGGATCTTGTGCCTGAAACAGGTCAGAACTTTATCAACCTTTGTAACGATCATTTTTATACTGATTTAATTTTCCATAGAGTCATTAGTGGATTTATGATTCAAGATGGTTGTCCTTATGGTACTGGTACCGGTGGACCAGGGTATTCTTTTGATGATGAGTTTCATCCTGATTTACGTCATGATGAGCCTGGTATACTTTCTATGGCTAATTCAGGACCAAATACCAATGGTTCACAGTATTTTATAACTGTGGCTCCAACAGAATGGCTCGATGATGCTCATGCTGTATTTGGAAAAATTATAGATGGAATGGATGTGGTTTATGCCATAAGTGAAGTGGAAACCAATGCCAATGACAAGCCATTAATTGATGTAGTGATTGATAGCATTAGAGTGGTTACTGGAGACAGAACAATAGAACTAACAGCACCCGTTTCTAATGGAAAATGGAATGCCGCTGGAACAAGCATCATTACTTGGAATAGTGCTTTTATTGCAGATGTGAAATTGGAGTTTTCATCGGATAATGGAACTACTTGGGAAACCATAGAGGAGTCTATTTCTGCCAATACTCGTGCTTACGAGTGGGACGCCCCAAATGTAACATCAGATGCCTGTTTTGTAAGAATTTCTGATGTAGCTTATCCAGATATCATGAGTATGAATGAGGAGGCTTTCACCTTTGCATCTCTCGAGTTATTAGAACCTAATGGCTTCGTTACTTACCAAGTGGGAAGAGAATATGAGGTGACATGGTCAGGTGAGTTGATAGGTGATTTGAGTTTATACTATCAAGCTTCCGATGGAGGTGATTGGGTATTTGTAGCCGATGGTATTGATGCAGCAAGCGGTTCCTATATGTGGACTCCAGAAACAGCCACAGATTGGTGTAAAGTAAAACTAGAAGAAACTGCTTTCCCAGATTTGAATGATGAGTCTGATTTTAGGTTCTTTGTTTATTTATTGGATGTTTTAACGCCTATGGATGGTGAGTTATTGATGCCAGAATATGAGTATGATATTACATGGAATAGTGAGGTGATTTCAAATGTTAAAATAGAGTTTTCATCGGATAATGGTGATAATTGGTCAGTGTTGGAAACTAGCTTACCAGCAGATAATCAGGTGTATAGCTGGTTGGTCCCTGATGCTAATTCACAAGACTGCTATCTTAGATTATCATATCCTAGTAATTCTGATATTTACTCAATTAGTGAGAAATTTGGAATAGATATATTATGGACTGTTGATGAACTAAATGAACAAGCATTTACAATATCTCCAAATCCAGTAAACGATTATATCCATATTGATTTGAAAAATGTGATTTCTGGAAAAGAGAAAGCCACCATCAAAATCTATAATTCTAATGGTCAGGTTGTATTAGAACAAGAAATGAAAACTGAGGAAATACAAAATAATCAAACAATTTTAGATGCTCAAAAACTTCCTCAGGGCATTTATTTCATCAATGTAAAAACTGATAAAAAGGAGAGTAGTTTGAAGTTTATAAAGATGTAA